A single genomic interval of Methylocystis sp. IM3 harbors:
- the ntrB gene encoding nitrate ABC transporter permease yields the protein MTMPLTRDERTPAIYDDEIEEAFRRRRTPLLIKYKEPIKAFFAALLPPLITLALLLLVWQLLCARPTAALPSPARIWSEASDLILHPFYQAGSQDMGLGWRVVTSLRRVAVGFGLASVAGVLLGAFVGQSQWATRGLDPIFQVLRTVPPLAWLPISLAAFRDSQPSAIFVIFITSIWPIIINTAVGIRNIPQDYRNVAAVLRLNQLEFFWKIMIPSAAPYIFTGLRIGIGLSWLAIVAAEMLTGGVGVGFFIWDAWNSSRLPDIFVALAYIGVTGFILDRLVALLGYLATRGMQTN from the coding sequence ATGACGATGCCCCTCACGCGCGATGAGCGCACGCCAGCCATCTACGACGACGAAATCGAGGAAGCCTTCCGACGCCGCCGCACGCCGTTGCTGATCAAATACAAGGAACCGATCAAGGCGTTCTTCGCCGCGCTCCTGCCCCCGCTGATCACGCTCGCGCTGCTTCTTCTCGTCTGGCAGCTTCTCTGCGCCAGGCCGACTGCGGCGCTTCCCTCGCCCGCGCGCATCTGGTCAGAGGCGTCCGACCTCATTCTGCATCCTTTCTACCAGGCAGGCTCGCAGGACATGGGATTGGGGTGGCGCGTCGTCACATCCCTGCGGCGCGTTGCGGTCGGTTTCGGGCTTGCGAGCGTCGCGGGGGTGCTTCTCGGCGCCTTTGTCGGTCAGTCACAGTGGGCGACGCGCGGTCTCGATCCGATTTTTCAGGTGTTGCGCACCGTGCCTCCGCTCGCGTGGCTGCCGATCTCGCTCGCCGCCTTCCGCGATAGCCAGCCGTCGGCCATCTTCGTGATCTTCATCACCTCGATCTGGCCGATCATCATCAACACCGCCGTCGGCATCAGGAACATTCCGCAAGATTACCGCAACGTCGCGGCGGTGCTGCGTCTCAACCAGCTCGAGTTCTTCTGGAAGATCATGATCCCCTCCGCGGCTCCCTATATCTTCACGGGCCTGCGCATCGGCATTGGCCTCTCCTGGCTCGCCATCGTCGCCGCCGAAATGCTCACGGGCGGCGTCGGCGTCGGCTTCTTCATCTGGGATGCCTGGAACTCATCGCGACTGCCCGACATCTTCGTTGCGCTCGCCTATATCGGCGTCACGGGATTCATCCTCGATCGTCTCGTCGCTCTTCTCGGCTATCTCGCGACGCGCGGCATGCAGACGAACTAG
- a CDS encoding CmpA/NrtA family ABC transporter substrate-binding protein: MSTRSGGLSAGAMLDRRSVLKGAAATVAAAATGAPRGVFAESAGPETTKAVLGYIALTDAAPLIVAKEKGLFAKYGMPDVEVVKQASWGATRDNLVLGGASNGVDGAHILTPMPFLIATGKVTQNNTPTPMYILAWLNLDCQGISVSNEYVDLKATVKADALKAAFAQKKAQGKEVKVAMTFPGGTHDLWLRYWLAAAGIDPDKDVSTIVVPPPQMVANMKVGNMDAFCVGEPWNEQLVTQGVGYSACTTSELWQKHPEKALGMRAEWVDRNPKAARALVAAVIEAQQWCDRNENKAEVATIIGRRQWLNAPASDIAGRLKGDINYGAGRAEKGTTYGMKFWRDNASYPFKSHDAWFVTEEIRWGKLDPKTDIKGLVAKVNREDIWREAAKTAGVSQRDIPSSTSRGKETFFDGKVFDPERPLDYLKSQSIKRAVA, encoded by the coding sequence ATGTCGACGAGATCAGGCGGTCTTTCAGCAGGGGCGATGCTCGATCGAAGAAGCGTGCTGAAAGGCGCGGCGGCCACTGTGGCGGCGGCCGCGACCGGCGCGCCGCGCGGCGTGTTCGCCGAGTCGGCGGGTCCCGAGACGACGAAAGCGGTCCTTGGCTACATCGCCCTCACGGACGCAGCGCCGCTCATTGTCGCGAAGGAAAAGGGACTCTTCGCAAAATACGGGATGCCCGATGTCGAGGTCGTCAAACAGGCGTCGTGGGGCGCGACCCGCGACAATCTCGTTCTCGGCGGCGCGTCCAACGGCGTCGACGGCGCCCATATTCTGACGCCCATGCCCTTCCTCATCGCCACGGGCAAGGTGACGCAGAACAACACGCCGACGCCGATGTATATCCTCGCGTGGCTCAACCTCGATTGCCAGGGGATTTCGGTCTCCAACGAATATGTGGATCTCAAGGCGACCGTAAAGGCGGATGCGCTGAAAGCCGCTTTCGCGCAAAAGAAAGCCCAGGGAAAAGAGGTCAAGGTCGCCATGACCTTCCCCGGCGGCACGCATGATCTCTGGCTTCGTTACTGGCTCGCGGCGGCGGGCATAGACCCCGACAAGGACGTCTCCACCATCGTGGTTCCGCCGCCGCAAATGGTCGCGAATATGAAGGTCGGCAATATGGACGCCTTCTGCGTCGGCGAGCCCTGGAACGAGCAGCTCGTCACGCAGGGCGTCGGCTACTCGGCCTGCACGACGAGCGAGCTGTGGCAAAAACATCCCGAGAAGGCGCTCGGCATGCGCGCGGAATGGGTCGACAGGAATCCAAAAGCCGCTCGGGCGCTCGTCGCCGCCGTGATCGAGGCGCAGCAATGGTGCGACAGGAATGAAAACAAAGCCGAAGTCGCGACGATCATCGGACGCCGGCAATGGCTCAATGCGCCGGCCTCCGACATTGCGGGCCGCCTGAAAGGCGACATCAATTACGGCGCGGGCCGCGCGGAGAAAGGCACGACATACGGGATGAAATTCTGGCGCGACAACGCCTCATATCCTTTCAAGAGCCATGACGCCTGGTTCGTTACAGAGGAAATCCGCTGGGGAAAGCTGGATCCGAAGACCGACATCAAGGGCCTCGTCGCCAAGGTCAATCGCGAAGACATATGGCGCGAAGCGGCAAAGACCGCCGGAGTCTCGCAAAGGGACATTCCCTCCTCGACGTCGCGCGGGAAGGAGACCTTCTTCGACGGGAAGGTCTTCGATCCCGAAAGACCGCTCGATTATCTGAAAAGCCAATCCATCAAGCGCGCCGTGGCCTGA
- a CDS encoding NAD(P)/FAD-dependent oxidoreductase yields MENRGNPERLVVVGGGMAATRLIEEVTAAAPGRYRITVVGEEPQPAYNRVLLSCVLAGEADIADIALKPEQWWRSAGVEFLRGRRAVEIDRVARKVRLDDGARLSYCKLVLATGSRALRLDIDGARLPGVHTFRDLADVEALSRLGANGKNVLVIGGGLLGLEAAHGLVRRGARVTLAHVMDRLMERQLDADGGALLKTLVETTGVRVLLGADTKRIAGAGRVEQVEFADGSALEADAVVFAVGVCANAELAHDAGLAVNRGVIVNDGLVTDDPDIFALGECAEHRGVCYGLVEPAYEQARVLAARLAGHEAQYGGSVVSTNLKVSGVRVFSAGDHLGRPGADVLYCKDPRMGVYRKLVVEGDRLTGAILLGETSGARDCLDLIRSGRSVANVRDQLMFGAPRLQEAA; encoded by the coding sequence ATGGAAAATCGCGGGAACCCGGAAAGACTCGTCGTCGTTGGCGGCGGCATGGCCGCGACGCGGCTCATCGAAGAGGTGACGGCGGCGGCGCCCGGACGCTATCGCATCACCGTGGTGGGGGAGGAGCCGCAACCTGCCTATAATCGCGTCCTGCTCTCCTGTGTGCTTGCGGGCGAGGCCGACATTGCCGACATCGCGCTGAAGCCCGAGCAGTGGTGGCGCTCGGCCGGCGTCGAGTTTCTGCGTGGGCGCCGGGCGGTGGAGATCGACCGCGTCGCGCGCAAGGTGCGGCTCGACGACGGCGCCCGCCTTTCCTATTGCAAACTCGTGCTCGCCACAGGGTCGCGGGCCCTGCGATTGGATATCGACGGCGCCAGGCTTCCGGGCGTCCATACGTTTCGCGACCTTGCGGATGTCGAAGCGCTGTCGCGGCTCGGCGCCAACGGCAAGAATGTCCTCGTCATTGGCGGCGGCCTGCTTGGGCTCGAGGCCGCGCATGGGCTCGTACGGCGCGGCGCTAGAGTGACGCTCGCCCATGTGATGGACCGGCTGATGGAGCGCCAGCTCGACGCCGACGGCGGTGCGCTCCTGAAAACTCTCGTCGAAACGACCGGCGTCCGCGTCCTGCTCGGCGCCGACACGAAGCGCATCGCCGGCGCGGGGCGGGTCGAGCAAGTCGAATTCGCCGACGGATCGGCCCTCGAGGCCGACGCTGTCGTCTTCGCCGTCGGCGTTTGCGCCAATGCCGAGCTCGCCCATGACGCAGGCCTCGCCGTAAACCGTGGCGTCATCGTGAACGACGGCCTCGTGACCGACGACCCGGACATATTCGCACTGGGCGAATGCGCCGAACATCGGGGCGTCTGTTACGGGCTGGTGGAGCCGGCCTATGAACAGGCGCGGGTTCTTGCCGCGCGCCTTGCCGGCCATGAGGCGCAGTATGGAGGGAGCGTCGTCTCCACCAATCTCAAAGTCTCGGGGGTGCGGGTCTTTTCCGCCGGCGACCATCTCGGGCGGCCGGGCGCGGACGTCTTGTACTGCAAGGACCCGCGCATGGGCGTCTACAGGAAGCTCGTCGTCGAGGGCGACAGGCTGACCGGCGCCATTCTTTTGGGCGAGACGAGCGGCGCCCGCGATTGTCTTGATCTCATCCGCTCCGGCCGAAGCGTTGCAAACGTGCGCGATCAGCTGATGTTCGGCGCGCCGCGCCTTCAGGAGGCCGCCTGA
- a CDS encoding NirA family protein: MTIDFTLDQKRYLEGFAAGLAARGRGVSPATQGRTPGPEAALLEAQDRAAASGAKLCDQEKWKREEHPFDAYPRLVTQARENRPPKPADNFRWRYYGLFYVAPAQDAYMCRLRIPNGALTHWQLAGLAGLSENFGGGYLHVTTRANVQIREIAPSDAVNVVEAVQDLGLWSKGAGADNIRNITGTPTAGVDPQELIDTRPYARAMHHHILNDRSLFGLPRKFNIAFDGAGLIGALEDTNDIGFQAVEIAAGHDAPPGVYFRLTLGGVTGHKDFARDTGVIVRPDEAIEVADRILRVFIDHGDRANRARARLKYLLDAWGFEKFLAAVEEKLQRRLLRSPAGAILPRPRQDRGAHIGVHEQKQPGLRWIGVGLPAGRLTPAQARGLADVAAKYGDGGVRLTVWQNLLLTGVGAEKVAQAEAAIEALGLYTRASPIRAGLVACTGSSGCRFAAADTKRHAVEIADCCERAAPVDTPVNIHLTGCHHSCAQHYIGDIGLIGARVPINDEGDAVEGYHIVVGGGFADNAAIGRELYRNIRAEDAPRVVASLLRAYRKNRESEAEDFAAFARRVETETIRRLADAEETA, from the coding sequence ATGACTATTGACTTCACACTCGATCAGAAACGCTATCTCGAGGGCTTCGCGGCCGGCCTCGCGGCGCGCGGCCGCGGCGTCTCTCCCGCAACGCAGGGCAGGACGCCGGGTCCGGAGGCCGCGCTGCTGGAAGCGCAGGATCGCGCCGCCGCCTCGGGCGCGAAGCTTTGCGATCAGGAGAAGTGGAAGCGCGAGGAACATCCTTTCGACGCCTATCCGCGTCTCGTCACACAGGCGCGGGAGAACCGCCCGCCCAAGCCCGCGGACAATTTTCGCTGGCGTTATTACGGCCTCTTCTATGTCGCTCCGGCGCAGGACGCCTATATGTGCCGGCTGCGCATTCCCAATGGCGCGCTGACGCATTGGCAGCTGGCTGGACTTGCCGGTCTTTCGGAAAATTTCGGCGGCGGCTATCTGCATGTGACAACGCGCGCCAATGTTCAGATCCGCGAGATCGCGCCGTCGGACGCCGTCAATGTCGTGGAGGCGGTGCAGGATCTCGGCCTCTGGTCGAAAGGCGCCGGCGCCGACAATATCCGCAATATCACGGGAACCCCGACCGCGGGCGTCGATCCGCAGGAGCTGATCGACACGCGCCCTTATGCGCGCGCGATGCACCATCACATCCTCAATGACCGCTCGCTCTTCGGTCTGCCTCGCAAATTCAACATCGCCTTCGACGGGGCGGGCCTGATCGGCGCGCTGGAAGACACGAACGACATCGGCTTTCAGGCCGTTGAGATCGCGGCGGGCCATGACGCGCCTCCCGGCGTCTATTTCCGGCTGACGCTCGGCGGCGTCACGGGGCACAAGGATTTCGCGCGCGACACGGGCGTGATCGTGCGGCCCGACGAGGCGATCGAGGTCGCGGACAGAATTCTCCGCGTCTTCATCGACCACGGCGACCGCGCCAACCGCGCCAGGGCGCGGCTGAAGTATCTGCTGGACGCCTGGGGTTTCGAAAAATTCCTGGCGGCCGTCGAGGAAAAACTCCAACGCAGGCTCTTGCGCAGCCCGGCTGGCGCGATCCTTCCGCGCCCGCGACAGGACCGCGGCGCCCATATCGGCGTGCACGAGCAAAAGCAGCCGGGCCTGCGGTGGATTGGCGTCGGCCTGCCGGCCGGCCGGCTGACCCCCGCGCAGGCCAGGGGATTGGCCGATGTGGCGGCGAAATATGGCGACGGCGGCGTGCGGCTCACCGTCTGGCAGAATTTGCTGCTGACGGGCGTCGGCGCGGAAAAGGTCGCGCAGGCGGAGGCGGCGATCGAGGCGCTCGGTCTCTACACGCGCGCGTCGCCTATCCGGGCCGGCCTCGTCGCCTGCACGGGCAGTTCCGGCTGCCGTTTCGCCGCCGCGGACACGAAACGCCACGCCGTGGAAATCGCCGACTGCTGCGAGCGCGCGGCGCCCGTCGATACGCCGGTGAACATACATCTCACGGGCTGCCATCACTCCTGCGCGCAGCATTACATCGGCGACATCGGCCTGATCGGCGCACGCGTTCCGATCAATGACGAAGGCGATGCGGTGGAAGGGTATCATATCGTCGTCGGCGGCGGCTTCGCCGATAACGCCGCAATCGGCCGGGAACTCTATCGCAACATCCGCGCGGAGGACGCCCCACGCGTCGTCGCAAGCCTCCTTCGCGCCTATCGGAAAAATCGCGAGAGCGAGGCCGAGGATTTCGCCGCCTTCGCGCGACGCGTCGAAACGGAGACCATTCGTCGTCTCGCCGATGCAGAGGAGACCGCATGA
- a CDS encoding nitrate reductase has product MLDVVSISSAGAEPAALSPRATATRTTCPYCGVGCGVLASANDAGGGDVSGDPSHPSNFGRLCSKGAALGETLGLEGRLLHPMRRLGDGRFERVSWESALDAAAGGFRRIIDRHGPDAVAFYLSGQLLTEDYYVANKLMKGFIGSANVDTNSRLCMASAVAGQKRAFGADAVPACYEDLDAADLIVLVGSNAAWCHPVLFQRMLRNRDARGARLVVIDTRRTATAESADLFLQIAPGADQALFCGLLVHLAKNGALDEDFIERRTDGFQAVLEQARGISPTVAATAAAAGLHETDVAVFFEMFAQTSRVVTAFSQGVNQSAQGTDKVNAIVNCHLAAGRIGKVGASPFSLTGQPNAMGGREVGGLANSLAAHMGFEPESVDRVRRFWRAPRMAEREGRKAVEMFEAIARREIKALWIAGANPAASLPDADAARAALGTLDLLVVSDNVASNDTINSGAHILLPAHAWGEKNGTVTNSERRISRQRPFLSAPGETRADWAIFAGFARRLGFPGFDFHSAAHVFREHAALSAFENEGARDFDIGALAHLSDDAYDTLEPTQWPIGPGETVGRARLFDKGPFYTPDGRARFVTLAPPALASAPSPEFPMRLNTGRVRDQWHTMTRTGRSPRLARHAPEPFVEINPGDARLLGVEDHGFARVSTEHGSCVLRAIVTERQPSGQIFAPIHWTDETSAQARIGALVRPCVDPFSGQPESKATPAAVAPGAFARQGVLLARQPLALPRNIWWARIAVAGGVGYRVAGDEDCAFWLAFMRSNCSRDVIEYSDEARGILRAAAFLADRAELFLSLGPSAPAADAGFDLNAIERMSASQRFMLLSDGQEPRDAPGGHAVCACFGVSEKEIKAAIATGCKSAAEIGRMLRAGTNCGSCLPEIGRMLMKQ; this is encoded by the coding sequence ATGCTCGACGTAGTTTCAATCTCCAGCGCCGGCGCGGAGCCCGCTGCGCTCTCGCCCCGCGCGACGGCGACGCGAACGACCTGCCCTTATTGCGGCGTGGGATGCGGCGTCCTTGCATCCGCCAATGACGCGGGCGGCGGCGACGTCTCCGGCGATCCGTCCCATCCGTCGAATTTCGGGCGCCTGTGTTCCAAAGGGGCCGCTCTGGGGGAAACGCTCGGCCTCGAGGGTCGCCTGCTGCATCCCATGCGGCGGCTTGGGGATGGGCGTTTCGAGCGGGTGTCCTGGGAGAGCGCTCTCGACGCCGCAGCCGGGGGATTCAGGCGCATCATCGATCGCCATGGGCCCGACGCCGTCGCCTTTTATCTCTCCGGTCAACTGCTCACGGAAGATTACTATGTCGCCAACAAGCTGATGAAAGGCTTCATCGGTTCGGCGAATGTCGACACCAATTCGAGACTCTGCATGGCGTCCGCGGTCGCGGGACAAAAGCGCGCCTTTGGCGCGGACGCCGTGCCCGCCTGCTACGAGGATCTCGACGCTGCGGATCTGATCGTGCTCGTGGGGTCGAACGCCGCGTGGTGCCACCCCGTCCTCTTCCAACGAATGTTGCGAAATCGCGACGCGCGGGGCGCCCGCCTCGTCGTCATCGACACACGCCGAACGGCGACGGCGGAAAGCGCCGATCTTTTTCTTCAGATCGCGCCGGGCGCGGATCAGGCGCTGTTTTGCGGCCTGCTTGTCCATCTTGCGAAAAACGGAGCCCTCGACGAGGATTTCATCGAGCGGCGCACCGACGGCTTCCAGGCGGTTCTCGAGCAGGCGCGAGGCATCTCTCCGACGGTCGCGGCGACAGCGGCCGCGGCCGGCCTGCACGAAACCGACGTTGCGGTCTTTTTCGAAATGTTCGCGCAGACGTCGCGCGTGGTCACCGCCTTCTCTCAGGGCGTGAACCAGTCGGCGCAGGGAACAGACAAGGTCAACGCCATCGTCAATTGCCACCTCGCCGCCGGCCGCATCGGAAAAGTCGGAGCGTCGCCCTTTTCGCTCACGGGTCAGCCGAACGCCATGGGCGGTCGCGAGGTGGGCGGCCTCGCGAACAGCCTCGCGGCCCATATGGGGTTCGAGCCCGAGAGCGTCGACCGGGTTCGACGGTTCTGGCGGGCGCCACGGATGGCCGAACGGGAGGGACGCAAGGCCGTCGAGATGTTCGAGGCGATCGCGCGGCGAGAGATCAAGGCGCTTTGGATCGCGGGCGCAAATCCGGCGGCCTCGCTGCCGGACGCAGACGCCGCGCGCGCGGCATTGGGAACGCTCGATCTCCTCGTCGTTTCCGACAATGTGGCGTCCAACGACACGATCAACAGCGGCGCGCATATTCTGCTCCCCGCCCACGCCTGGGGCGAGAAAAATGGAACGGTGACGAATTCGGAGCGCCGGATTTCCCGGCAGCGCCCCTTCCTTTCCGCGCCCGGAGAGACGCGAGCCGATTGGGCGATCTTCGCCGGTTTTGCCCGCAGGCTCGGTTTTCCGGGCTTCGACTTTCACTCGGCGGCGCACGTCTTTCGCGAACATGCCGCCCTTTCCGCTTTCGAGAACGAGGGGGCGCGCGACTTCGACATCGGCGCCCTCGCCCATTTGAGCGACGACGCCTACGATACTTTGGAGCCGACGCAATGGCCCATCGGGCCGGGCGAAACGGTCGGGCGCGCGCGGCTTTTCGACAAGGGCCCGTTTTATACCCCCGATGGGCGCGCGCGGTTCGTCACGCTCGCGCCCCCCGCGCTGGCCTCTGCGCCAAGCCCCGAATTTCCGATGCGGCTCAACACCGGGCGCGTGCGCGACCAATGGCATACGATGACCCGCACGGGGAGGAGTCCTCGCCTCGCCCGCCACGCCCCCGAGCCCTTCGTCGAAATCAATCCGGGCGACGCACGGCTTCTCGGCGTCGAAGATCACGGCTTTGCGCGCGTCTCCACTGAGCATGGTTCCTGCGTTTTGCGGGCGATCGTGACCGAGCGCCAGCCCAGCGGGCAGATATTTGCGCCGATTCACTGGACCGACGAAACATCCGCTCAGGCGCGGATCGGCGCGCTCGTGCGGCCGTGCGTCGATCCTTTTTCCGGACAGCCCGAATCGAAAGCGACGCCGGCGGCGGTCGCCCCCGGCGCATTTGCGCGCCAGGGCGTCCTGCTGGCGCGGCAGCCGCTGGCGCTGCCTCGAAATATCTGGTGGGCGCGCATCGCCGTGGCGGGGGGCGTCGGTTACCGTGTCGCAGGCGACGAAGACTGCGCCTTCTGGCTCGCCTTCATGCGAAGCAATTGCTCCCGGGACGTTATCGAATATAGCGATGAGGCCAGGGGAATTTTGCGCGCCGCGGCCTTTCTGGCCGACCGCGCCGAATTGTTCCTGTCACTTGGACCCTCGGCGCCGGCAGCGGACGCGGGGTTTGATTTGAACGCGATCGAGAGGATGAGCGCCTCGCAGCGTTTCATGCTGCTGTCCGATGGTCAGGAGCCGCGCGACGCGCCGGGAGGTCACGCCGTCTGCGCCTGCTTTGGCGTGAGCGAAAAAGAAATCAAAGCCGCCATAGCCACGGGCTGCAAGAGCGCCGCAGAGATCGGCCGGATGCTGCGCGCGGGAACGAATTGCGGCTCCTGTCTTCCGGAGATCGGGCGCATGCTCATGAAGCAATAG
- a CDS encoding ABC transporter ATP-binding protein, producing the protein MPGYLKIENVDKIFTSGGKTARVLENVSLRVEKGEFISIIGHSGCGKSTLLNIVAGLTRATNGVVLLEEQEVDAPGPDRAVVFQNHSLLPWLSAYDNVRLAVDKVFGSSASRAERRDWTLRNLELVRMLEAKDKRPGEISGGMKQRVGIARALAMQPKVLLLDEPFGALDALTRAHLQDQVMALQDSLGNTVMMVTHDVDEAVLLSDRIVMMTNGPQATIGEVLDVALPRPRDRIALATDPVYLACRQRVLQFLYERHRYVEAA; encoded by the coding sequence ATGCCCGGTTATCTCAAGATCGAAAACGTCGACAAAATCTTCACGAGCGGCGGGAAGACCGCCAGGGTTCTCGAAAATGTCTCGCTGCGGGTCGAAAAGGGAGAGTTCATCTCCATCATCGGCCATTCCGGCTGCGGTAAATCCACGCTTCTCAATATCGTCGCCGGATTGACGCGCGCGACGAACGGCGTCGTCCTGCTCGAGGAACAGGAAGTCGACGCGCCCGGTCCGGACCGCGCCGTCGTGTTCCAGAACCACTCGCTTCTTCCCTGGCTCTCCGCCTACGACAATGTGCGGCTGGCCGTGGACAAGGTCTTTGGCTCCTCGGCGAGCCGCGCCGAGCGGCGCGACTGGACCCTGCGGAATCTGGAGCTCGTGCGCATGCTCGAGGCGAAGGACAAGCGGCCAGGTGAAATCTCGGGCGGCATGAAACAACGCGTCGGCATTGCGCGCGCCCTTGCGATGCAGCCGAAAGTCCTGCTGCTCGACGAGCCTTTCGGCGCACTCGACGCTCTGACGCGGGCGCATTTGCAGGACCAGGTGATGGCGCTACAGGACAGCCTCGGCAATACGGTGATGATGGTCACGCACGACGTCGACGAGGCGGTTCTCCTGTCCGACCGTATCGTGATGATGACGAATGGGCCGCAGGCGACCATCGGCGAGGTGCTCGACGTTGCGCTGCCCCGCCCGCGCGACCGCATCGCGCTCGCAACGGATCCGGTCTATCTCGCCTGCCGCCAGCGCGTGTTGCAGTTCCTCTACGAACGTCATCGCTACGTGGAGGCGGCGTGA
- a CDS encoding sulfite reductase subunit alpha, giving the protein MNHTAPPALLIPETAPFSTEQRAWLNGFFAGFAAPEGAAVTPLSPEGAKAIMAGAAADDDDGEAPWRDPTLALDKRMQLADGRPLRRRLMAAMAQQDCGQCGYNCEAYAEAIVSRKEARLNLCAPGGKETARMLKTLAEEMRDAPATTTAPAVEPDAAPVCAPGRSRGVPVAATFLARRRLNKGGSEKETWHLDFDISESGLDYAAGDSFGVFVKNNLGLVDQIIAMLGASHVTPVRGKTLRETLQTDLSLSPAPDALFDLISFVTGGAEREKARRLAQGEDPDGDAATLDVLAALQKFPGARPHPEAFVEALEPLQPRLYSISSSPKAAPGRLSLTVDAVRYVVGKRKRLGVASTFLAERIAPGETLPVYVQAAHGFALPGEGSRPIIMVGPGTGVAPFRAFLQERAATGATGRNWLFFGHQRAAHDFFYAEEFDAMKATGLLTRLSLAWSRDGGEKFYVQDRMRQAGRELWAWLAEGAHFYVCGDAQRMAKDVERALVDIVAEYGARSVDEAIAFVAGLKKSGRYQQDVY; this is encoded by the coding sequence ATGAATCATACTGCGCCGCCGGCCCTTCTCATTCCTGAAACCGCGCCTTTCTCCACCGAACAGCGCGCCTGGCTCAACGGCTTTTTCGCCGGCTTCGCGGCGCCGGAAGGCGCCGCCGTCACCCCGCTCAGCCCGGAAGGCGCAAAGGCCATCATGGCTGGCGCCGCCGCTGACGATGACGACGGCGAGGCGCCCTGGCGCGATCCCACGCTTGCCCTCGACAAACGCATGCAGCTCGCCGACGGCCGGCCCTTGCGCAGGCGTCTGATGGCCGCGATGGCGCAGCAGGACTGCGGCCAATGCGGTTACAATTGCGAGGCCTACGCCGAGGCGATCGTGTCGCGGAAAGAGGCGCGCCTCAATCTCTGCGCGCCGGGCGGCAAGGAGACTGCGCGCATGTTGAAAACGCTCGCGGAAGAAATGCGCGACGCGCCCGCCACGACGACCGCCCCCGCCGTCGAGCCGGACGCCGCGCCGGTCTGCGCGCCCGGGCGCTCGCGCGGCGTGCCCGTCGCCGCGACGTTCCTCGCCCGGCGGCGGCTGAACAAGGGGGGCTCCGAGAAAGAGACCTGGCATCTCGACTTCGACATATCGGAGAGCGGGCTGGATTACGCCGCGGGCGACAGCTTCGGCGTCTTCGTGAAAAACAATCTGGGCCTGGTCGATCAGATCATCGCCATGCTCGGCGCCTCGCATGTGACGCCCGTGCGCGGCAAGACCCTGCGCGAGACATTGCAGACCGATCTGTCGCTTTCGCCTGCGCCGGACGCGCTGTTCGACCTCATTTCCTTCGTCACCGGCGGCGCGGAGCGCGAGAAGGCCCGGCGTCTGGCGCAGGGCGAGGATCCCGACGGCGACGCCGCGACGCTCGACGTGCTCGCGGCGCTGCAAAAATTTCCCGGCGCGCGGCCGCATCCCGAAGCCTTCGTCGAGGCGCTCGAACCGCTGCAGCCGCGCCTCTATTCGATCTCGTCGTCTCCGAAAGCCGCGCCGGGGCGTCTGTCGCTCACGGTCGACGCCGTTCGTTACGTTGTCGGCAAGCGCAAGCGGCTGGGCGTCGCCTCCACTTTCCTCGCCGAACGGATCGCGCCCGGCGAGACGCTGCCGGTCTATGTGCAGGCGGCGCACGGCTTCGCGCTGCCCGGCGAGGGATCCAGGCCGATCATCATGGTGGGTCCCGGAACGGGCGTCGCGCCGTTTCGCGCCTTTCTGCAGGAGCGCGCAGCGACTGGCGCGACAGGACGGAACTGGCTGTTTTTCGGCCATCAGCGCGCCGCCCATGATTTCTTCTACGCCGAGGAGTTCGACGCGATGAAGGCGACTGGCCTGCTGACGCGGCTGTCACTCGCCTGGTCGCGCGACGGCGGAGAAAAATTCTACGTCCAGGATCGCATGCGCCAGGCGGGCCGCGAGCTTTGGGCCTGGCTCGCCGAGGGCGCGCATTTCTATGTCTGCGGCGATGCGCAACGCATGGCCAAGGACGTGGAGCGGGCGCTCGTCGACATCGTCGCCGAATATGGCGCGCGCAGCGTGGACGAGGCGATCGCTTTCGTGGCGGGACTGAAGAAATCCGGCCGCTACCAACAGGACGTTTATTGA